Within the Marinitoga litoralis genome, the region ACTGGGATTGGTATTTCATATGATTTAAATAATTTTATAACTATTGGAATTAAAGGTAATTTATTTTATGATTTTGATAAATCGCGAAATATTCATTCTAATATATCCTTTAATATTTCTTTGAACAACAGCAAAAAATATAAATTTTTTAATAATTCTTATATATATACAGAGAAACAAATAATTGATAGTGAAAAATTAAATATAACAAATATAATTTATACAATTGAGCAACTAGAAATGGAATTAAATATTGCAAAAGAATATATTAATATATTAAAACATAATAAAAATTATAATAACTCACAAATTGAACATTTAAAATATTTACTAGATAAGGCGTCTTATATAGAATACTATTATTCGATATTAAATGAATATAATTATAATATTTTTAAATTAGAAGTACGTGAGAAAAACAAAAAACTCCGGGAGTTTTAACTCCCGGAGTTGATTTTATTATTAATCAGCGTAATTTACAAATTTTCCTCTTTTGAATTTAACTGCTGCTTGAGCTGCTGCTAATCTTGCAATAGGAACTCTGTATGGTGAACAACTTACGTAATCTAATTGTGTTTTGTGGAAGAATTCGATTGATTCAGGATCTCCACCGTGTTCACCACAAACACCTAATTTTAATTCTGGATTTACTGATCTACCATAATCTTTTGCAATTTTTACCATTCTACCAACACCTGTTTGATCAACGTGTTTGAATGGATCTTTTTCGTAAATTCCTTTTTCAATATAATCGTTGATGAATTTACCGTAATCATCTCTTGAGAAACCTAATGTCATTTGTGTTAAGTCGTTAGTACCAAAACTGAAGAATTCTGCTACTTCAGCAATTTCATCTGCTGTAACTGCTCCTCTTGGAACTTCGATCATAGTACCAACTTTGTAATCTAAATCAACACCTGCTTCTTCGATTAATTTATCTGCTGTTTCTCTAACAACTTTATCTAAGTATTTTAATTCATTTACTGTACCTACTAATGGAATCATGATTTCTGGTTTAACTTTTTTACCTTCTTTTACCATTTCAATAGCAGCCATAATAATAGCTTTTGTTTGCATTACTGCAACTTCTGGATATGTAATTGCTAATCTTACACCTCTGTGTCCCATCATTGGGTTGAATTCGTGTAAGTTTTCAACGATTTCTTTTAATTCTTCTACAGTAATACCTAATTGTGGAGCTAATTCTTTCATTTGTTCTTCATCTTGTGGTAAGAATTCGTGTAATGGTGGATCTAATAATCTGATTGTTACTGGGAATCCTTCCATAGCTTCAAATAATCCTTTGAAGTCTTCTTTTTGTAATGGTAATAATTCTGCTAAAGCAGCTTCTCTTTGTTCAACAGTTTTTGCAACAATCATTCTTCTCATTTTTTGAATTCTATCGCCTTCGAAGAACATATGTTCTGTTCTACATAATCCTATACCTTCTGCTCCAAAGTTTCTAGCAACATTAGCATCTCTTGGAATATCAGCATTAGCTCTTACACCTAATACTCTAATTTCATCAGCAAATTCTAATAATTCAGCAACTTCGCCTTCTAAACCTTGTGGTTTTATTGTTTTAACTTTTCCTAAGTATACTTTTCCTGTAGTACCATCTATAGAAATCCAATCTCCGTCTTTCACTTTTACGCCTCTTGCTTCAAATTCTTTTGCTTCTTCATCAATAACAATTTCTTCAGCACCAACAATAGCTGGTTTACCCATACCTCTTGCAACAACTGCTGCGTGTGATGTCATACCACCTGTAGCTGTTAAAATACCTTCAGCTGCATTCATACCTCCAACATCTTCTGGGCTTGTTTCAGGTCTTACTAAGATAACTGGAGTTCCTTCTTTAGCTAATTCTTCTGCTTCATCTGCACTGAATACAACTTTACCTGTTGCAGCACCTGGAGATGCAGGTAATCCTGCTCCAATTTCTTGTGCTTTTTTAATTTCTGCTTCATCAAATGCAGGGTGTAATAATTTATCGATTTGATCTGGAGTTACTCTCATAACTGCTGTAGCTTTATCAATCAATCCTTCTTTAACCATATCTACTGCAATTTTAATAGCAGCTTTTGCTGTTCTTTTACCATTTCTTGTTTGTAAGAAGTATAATTTTCCTTTTTCTATTGTAAATTCGATATCTTGCATATCTTTATAATGTCTTTCTAATTTATCCATAATGTCTGTTAATTCTTTATATACATCTGGCATTAATTCATTTAATTTTTCTAATGGATAAGGTGTTCTGATACCAGCAACAACATCTTCACCTTGTGCATTTGGTAAGTATTCACCATATTTTACTTTTTCACCTGTGTTAGGATCTCTTGTGAAACATACACCAGTTCCACTATCTTCACCCATATTACCGAATACCATCATAACAACATTAACAGCTGTACCTAATAATTCTCCTTCTTTAATTCCATTAATAGCTCTGTATTTAATAGCTCTTTCATTCATCCAGCTACCAAATACTGCTTCTATAGCAATCCATAATTGTTTTTTAGGATCTTGTGGGAATTCTTTTCCAGCTTTTTTATAGATTTCTTTGTATAATTCAACAACTTTTTTGAAATCTTCAGCTTCTAACTCAATATCTAATTTAACACCTTTTTCTTCTTTTACTTTGTTTAATGCTTCTTCAAAGTCGTGGTGAGGAATACCTAATGCAACATCACCAAACATTTGCATGAATCTTCTGTAAGCGTCGTATGCAAATCTTGGGTTTCCTGTATTTTTTGCTAAAGCTTCTACTGTTTCATCATTTAAACCTAAGTTTAAAATTGTATCCATCATACCTGGCATTGATACAGCTGCACCTGATCTAACAGATACTAATAATGGATTTTCTTTATCTCCAAATTTTTTACCTGAAACTTCTTCTAATTTTTTTAATGCTGCTTCAACTTCTGCTTCTAATGCTTCTGGGAATGATCTATCATGTTTCCAATAATAGTCACAAACTTCTGTTGTAATTGTAAAACCAGCAGGAACAGGTAATCCCATTCTAGCCATTTCTGCTAAATTAGCACCTTTTCCACCTAATATGTGTTTCATCTTTAAATTTCCTTCAGCGATACCTCCGCCATAAAAATATACCATCTTTTCCATGTGTTTCTCCCTCCTTATCAAATATAAAAGGTTAATTTTCGTCTTTTAATTCTCTTATCATTAATTCATGTATAGCTTCTTTAGGATCCTTATTTAAATATAATACTTCATATATTTTTTCAACAATAGGCATTTCAATATTTAATTCCTTTATTTCACTATATAGTGCTTTAACAGTATAAACACCTTCAGCAACCATATTCATATTATTTATTACTTCATCTAATTTCTTCCCTCTTCCAATCATTTCACCAACATATCTATTTCTACTATGTTGACTATTGCATGTAACTATTAGATCACCTAATCCTGCAAGTCCTATAAACGTATCTTTTTTTGCTCCTTTTTTTTCACCATATCTTATTATTTCTGCAAGACCTCTGGTAATTAGCGCGGCTTTTGAATTATCCCAGCCACCTATTCCATCAATAACTCCTGCAGCTATAGCAATTACATTTTTTATCGAGCCACCTATTTCAACACCTATTACATCATCATTTGTATATATTCTGAAGGAAACATTACTAAAGTTTTCCTGAATAATCTTTGCTAAATTTTTATTTTCAGATGCAGCTACTACACTAGTTGGTATGTCTCTAGCTACTTCTTCAGCATGGCTAGGACCACTTAGAACTACATATTTTGGATTATTCAAAATTTCACTTATTACTTCACTAACTCTCTTATGTGTATTAATTTCTATCCCTTTTGAAAGATTTACAATAATTTGATCATTATAGTATAATTTTAGTTTTTCTAATACTTCTCTAACAGCTTGAGCTGGTATAGCTAAAATTAAAATCTCTGAATTTTCTACAACTTCTTGTAAGCTTAATGAAGGTTTAATTGTTTTAGGTATCGATATACCAGGTAAATAATATGGGTTTTCCCCATTTTTTAAAGCTGATAACACTTTTTCATCTGTTGTCCATATTCTTACATTATGCCCATTATTTAAAAGAACTTTAGATATCGCACTTCCCCAACTACCTGAACCTAAAACACCTATGTTCATAATTTCCTCCTATATTATAACATATCTTTCGTAACAAAATGGTTTCCAAGTTATTATTACGTACTCCATTATTATATTTATAATGATATCAAATATAATATTACATTTTATTGTTTGATTCTTCGTTTAATTCCCCTAAACATTATATTAACTCATTGCAAAATGAGTTATTTATTATTACTTTTTTCTGCTTTTTTTCTTTCTTGCCATATTTCAGAAGCTTTTTCTAAAGAAATTTTTTCTTCCCAAAAAAGCCAAGGTTTTCTGTTTGAAATTTTATCAACTACTTTTTTTATGACATTTTTTGATGAAATATTATAATCTCTTTCTATTATTTTTAGAAGCAAAAAAGAATCATATATTAAATCTCCTATTTCTTCTTCTATATTTTCTATATCATTACCATTTAAAGCCTCTTCTATTTCTTTTATTTCTGAAGAAGCTTCATTTAACATTTTTTCTGAATCGATAGATTCAACCCATGGACATTTGTCAATGTTTCTTTGGACTATATCATATAATTTTTTTAATTCATTTAAAAATTCTTTATCCATAATATTCCTAATAATTTAAGTATAAATCTTCTGGAATATTTGATATAGCATTATATTCTAATAGATTTTTCAAATACAAATCTGTTATTTCTTTTATATCATTTCTATAATAAATTTCTGATCTAGAAGCAGCTTTTTCTAATACAGGTTTTGGCATTGTTTGCATTACCTTAAATACATAATCT harbors:
- the ppdK gene encoding pyruvate, phosphate dikinase, with amino-acid sequence MEKMVYFYGGGIAEGNLKMKHILGGKGANLAEMARMGLPVPAGFTITTEVCDYYWKHDRSFPEALEAEVEAALKKLEEVSGKKFGDKENPLLVSVRSGAAVSMPGMMDTILNLGLNDETVEALAKNTGNPRFAYDAYRRFMQMFGDVALGIPHHDFEEALNKVKEEKGVKLDIELEAEDFKKVVELYKEIYKKAGKEFPQDPKKQLWIAIEAVFGSWMNERAIKYRAINGIKEGELLGTAVNVVMMVFGNMGEDSGTGVCFTRDPNTGEKVKYGEYLPNAQGEDVVAGIRTPYPLEKLNELMPDVYKELTDIMDKLERHYKDMQDIEFTIEKGKLYFLQTRNGKRTAKAAIKIAVDMVKEGLIDKATAVMRVTPDQIDKLLHPAFDEAEIKKAQEIGAGLPASPGAATGKVVFSADEAEELAKEGTPVILVRPETSPEDVGGMNAAEGILTATGGMTSHAAVVARGMGKPAIVGAEEIVIDEEAKEFEARGVKVKDGDWISIDGTTGKVYLGKVKTIKPQGLEGEVAELLEFADEIRVLGVRANADIPRDANVARNFGAEGIGLCRTEHMFFEGDRIQKMRRMIVAKTVEQREAALAELLPLQKEDFKGLFEAMEGFPVTIRLLDPPLHEFLPQDEEQMKELAPQLGITVEELKEIVENLHEFNPMMGHRGVRLAITYPEVAVMQTKAIIMAAIEMVKEGKKVKPEIMIPLVGTVNELKYLDKVVRETADKLIEEAGVDLDYKVGTMIEVPRGAVTADEIAEVAEFFSFGTNDLTQMTLGFSRDDYGKFINDYIEKGIYEKDPFKHVDQTGVGRMVKIAKDYGRSVNPELKLGVCGEHGGDPESIEFFHKTQLDYVSCSPYRVPIARLAAAQAAVKFKRGKFVNYAD
- a CDS encoding MazG nucleotide pyrophosphohydrolase domain-containing protein, producing MDKEFLNELKKLYDIVQRNIDKCPWVESIDSEKMLNEASSEIKEIEEALNGNDIENIEEEIGDLIYDSFLLLKIIERDYNISSKNVIKKVVDKISNRKPWLFWEEKISLEKASEIWQERKKAEKSNNK
- a CDS encoding NAD(P)H-dependent glycerol-3-phosphate dehydrogenase, whose translation is MNIGVLGSGSWGSAISKVLLNNGHNVRIWTTDEKVLSALKNGENPYYLPGISIPKTIKPSLSLQEVVENSEILILAIPAQAVREVLEKLKLYYNDQIIVNLSKGIEINTHKRVSEVISEILNNPKYVVLSGPSHAEEVARDIPTSVVAASENKNLAKIIQENFSNVSFRIYTNDDVIGVEIGGSIKNVIAIAAGVIDGIGGWDNSKAALITRGLAEIIRYGEKKGAKKDTFIGLAGLGDLIVTCNSQHSRNRYVGEMIGRGKKLDEVINNMNMVAEGVYTVKALYSEIKELNIEMPIVEKIYEVLYLNKDPKEAIHELMIRELKDEN